tcaattaagtttcacttttccggctatataaatatcacattaaaggtaCAATGAAAAACTTAACAAATCTGACCTTTtatataacaatccacaaaaataacagtaACATAAGAACACATTTCTTCAAAAATGCTACTAAACAAATCAGACCTTTTATATAAcaatgcttctaacaatcatgTCTAAAGTTCAAataaaaataacacaaataaaaaattaaagaatccgtgtaatcaagatatataagacaaacagatatcctacatctactataaatatacaatattatatgagttagaaaaaataccttaatttagaTAGCAACAAAAGGTTTTTGATGAAGAAGTTACTCAAAAAATTAGACTGTAATGCagggtttaaaaagaaaataaatggaggagaaggagaaggataaGAAATTCTGTAAGTTGAAAAGAATGGAGGAAGAAGCGAAGGAGAAAGATGAGAAAAATTAGGGCAAAAATTTTGGGTATTTGTTGTATGAGTCGTGGACAGCCCCACgatttacaatatatatatatatatatatatatatatattgtataacgtggactgatccacgttatacaatattatttgtataacgtggatcagtccacgttatacgattatttattttatttttatttttttgctttagTCTGACAATTGGAAAcaaaaattggggtataacgttGGCTCCTCCACGTCAGGGGCGGATATACCTTAGGCTGAGAGGTGTCACCTGACACGGCTTCGCCGGAAATttttattaaatatgtataaataattggAGAGCAGCATCAAAATAATGGATAAATAAAATAAAGTGACACTCTTTGTCACAACCAATGGCGCAGCTCAGGTGGTTAAGCGCCTCAATTTCCGGATAGATGGATTGATGTTGTGAGATTGAAACCCAATAGCTtcatttttttcttccaaaaCATTTTCACCCTTATCATATACACAAATACAAAAGGAGATCTTGTTAAGGTTCGAACGGtggacttcttcataagttagcAAAACACTTGACCAACCATAAGTTAGCAAAACACTTGACCAATCAGTCTAAAGTATGATACATAAACTATTTGAATTAGTAGAATGATAAAAAAACTATTTGAATTATTAGAATGGTATGTGTTGGTGCTTCCCAGTTAGTTCTGTGCTTtgaatacattttaaaaaatgaaaattcacCGAGGAGAGTTATATGCATAGTTGTGCTTTATTTATattatgtccttttttttttagtatgACGTTATAgcgttttatttatttttatcttaAATTGTGACACTGCTTACGAAAAATTCTGCGTACGCCACTGCTCCACGTTATATCCCTTTTGGTATATCGTGGAAGGCAGCcccccttttggtttatatcGTGTATTTTtgtgccctttaggctccggactcgatATGAAAAGACTATCTTCttatattcaaattgtaagaggacGAGATCAAGAGATCTCTTCCGAAAAGGCCATTTTATCATTATTTTATTcatgatatttatttttaaagttattaCATTATTTTCATATATGGTACCTATTTCAATTCTCAAAGGTCTAAATTTTTGGAGTTTAAACTCTTATAAAGAATCctgggtcattcgcacaaatggcccttttgcccctcaaatttgcagtctttaattttaattttgatgCAGTATAATTTAAATTTTACAAGGCATAGTTTATATTTAACTTTTGTATATGTATTATAACATCCACACAAATTATGTTGGACAAgacaaaactttcaacactcaacataatctgaaaaatactACTATAAAACTTATGctgcataacttaattcctacagaaTTTATGCCGAGCGAAACAAAAGTTTAGTTTCTCAAGATTAAAATGTTACATAATTTATGCTTTGCGAGTTAGATCCGGATATTTTCCTTAAATAATTTGTAGGCCCAAAAATTAAAACGTTAgagtaaatttggaatttcagcagggtgtgtttaagttataaatatatatagtatatattattttgggcaaaaaacatatatgtacatagtaAGAGAGTATATCTACATAACatgacgatacttttcagtttataaaatatatcaatagatttGTTACAAAAACTATACGAATCAGGTAAACTAAAAAGAAgtaaataaaacacattaaataaactgttttctttattttatccacttttctctctccattcaaaattaagagatattgttccctgattttctccaacttttgctcttttatttcatccacttttctctcaccattcaaaattaagagatattgttcctAATTTTATCCAACTTTTATTGAAAAACTCCATTCTAATCGATAATTTTtatgtacaaagttcatacaccaaaaaacatatatgtataatttttgtatgcaatatgtctaactgtataaattcgttataacTTTTATATATGAAACATGTATAAAAATCATATtgtgtattttgattatgataaagtacatttAAATTGCATAAAATATAATCGAAATATGTATGAATTTtgagaaaatatgtataataaatttgtaattgatacaaaccagatttcatacaaagttcatacaccagaaaataaatatgtataaatttttgtatgcaatatgtataactgtataaattcgttataatttttatgtaGGAAATATGTgtaaaagttgtatgtatattttgattatgataaaatatatataaattgtataaaatctgatcaaagtatgtatagattatgagaaagtatatatgtataataaattttctgattgatacaaaccagattccatacacatttcatttattaattcataTCGAATTTATTCGCATTTTATATACATTGTACCGCATATATCTAAATGATATATAGCAGATTTCATAGTACCGCATATATCTAAATGATATATAGCAAATTTCATACAAATTTTATACGTATATTAGTTTTCAACGTTTTTGAAAACTGCagtttatataatatataaaggTTTCAAACACACGATAATCACACATATTTCAAAACgatacaaatcaatttttatatataattaatacacatgtcaataataaaaaatactttgtaatattaggtcattttccctaTTATTTTTGGCTGAAAAATGACCAGTTTATAATTATATTTGAAAATAGTTAAACTTTAATGGGCGACTGAAAGTGGGATGTTTTGTCATAAGGAAAGTGATTGTTGCCGCCAATGTGTTTCCATTTTCCCTCCAATTAATAGCCAACCCTAACACACACTTTGGGTTGGGTCGGAATGGGTGAAATTCCGGTGTTTACTGACACCAATCTTGGCACTCGCATTGTCGTCCCTCTTTCTCCCCACGCTACCCCCTACCACTTCAAAAGTCTCTCACTTTGGaatacctttttcttttttctctttggtTTAGGACTTTTTTAACGACTCTTACTGCTATTTGTAGGACAAGTTGAAAGGACTCACTTGAATTGTTTCTCAGAGATGGGGCAGATCAAAGTGGATGCTGTGATGGTATGCTTTAACAAACTGCTCATACTTGTTTTCCCAAATGTATTGATTTATCTTTTCGACAGGTCGAAAGGAACTCCTGCTTTTACCacctttctggaaattttcctctAAAGCATGTTTTCCAGCATCAAGGGGGATTTAGGTCACTGCATGTCCAAGTTCATCAATATGGGTTGGGTTCATCTGAACTGGATCATGATGATAATGTTCCTTCTAGTCCCACAAAACTCAGAACTTCTACGACAAGCACAAAATCTGACAAGTTAAAATGCCAAGGAAAAGTGAAAAAGCTGAAAAGATTTGCCTGGCTTAGAAGTAGACTGTTAGATGTTTTAACAATAGCTCATTtatcaaagaaaaaaaagaaaaagaaaaagaaaaaggaaaggaaCAGAGCTAGGGAAATGAACACATTTAACTGCTTAGAAGGACCTGCGGAGCCTATAGTTGTTTCCACATATGGATGTGAAGGTAAGGAACAAAGTTTCTGTCCAGCAGCAGAGTCACATTGTGAAGATTCATCCGAAGCAATTTCGGTTTCGGGAATTATCAGGAAATATTTCTCAAGTTATGATGAGGTGAACTCAAGCTCAAGATTTTCTCATCAAGGAGCTCAAACTCTAAAAGGGGATCATACAAGGGTTGGAACAAATCTTCGTGATCTTAATGTAGAATGTGCTTTGCTGTCTCCTTGTTCAGTCAAAACACCTCGGCAAATTTCAAATGAAAGCGTTAGCAGAGCCTCAAACAATAAGTCTAAAGGGATTGAAATTGGAAGTCGTATTGTTTCCGCATCCAAAAGTCTCTCTAGTCTCCGCAGTACGAGATTGCTGCCTAGATCTGCTTCTCATATTCAAAATCTAGCATTTGAGTGGAACTTATGATGTACCACCATAAAAAATTACATGCCATTTCTGGTAGAAGTAGTAGCAAAATGTTGCTTAAGAGATGAACTTCATCTTTGTACCGAACTTCTCCTTTCCGTTTACAATCTTCAGCTTTTAGGCTTTCTTGGGTGAGTAGGCGAATGCAATTCTAAAGGTAGTTTGAATGCTGGTGGAGAGTATCTTCAATCGTGGATTCGAAAGGTTGCTGTAAAGATTTGTGGCCTACTTCAAACTGTTGCATTTCTGATCTGAAGAGTCGGTTGCTGCGAATCCTTTTTAGCCTCTTGATGTATAGATGTAAAGAATTAAGTAGTGTTTCTACAAGGTTGATGGCATGCTAGACATATTTGGTTCATTCGATTTCATCCCATGCGCGTCTTGTGCAGCAAAGGAAGCAAGGGGTGATCTATCCATccttgtaattttgcatttttgcaTTATCTGGCTGGTTATTTTCCATGCAGGAACTATTAGAGGCTGCACTTATTTTGTACTTTGTAGGATCATTGATCTAATATATTAACATGATCAAACTCTTCAATTAAAAAGTTAGATGAGAGATTGAGAGCTTTTACAGTGAATTTTCTCCATAGACTAATCAAGTAGTTGATTTTGTCGATCATGAGAAAATCTTCTGAATGGGCTGACTGGATACATCTTTAATCTTGGAAagattctttcctttctggaacTGCAGTCAAAATGATGATTTACAGACTTGGTTTGCATTTGCAGGTAGTCAAACAATGGAATTCCAAACAGTTTGAAGAGACTTTAGTTCCTTCCCGTTTGGACATAAATCTAGGTAAACTGTAACTATTGAGTTGCCTAACATTAATTCATAACTCACAACTACTAATCCAGAAAAAGAGAAGTTTATTAAAAAATCTTGTCCTGCATAAACTTGTTTTTTTTCCGCAAGGTCACGTTTTCTAATCACTGTCATCTAATTTATTACAAATAATCACTTTATTATTAGTATATCACCAAGGAGGTGTTGTAAAAAATTATTACAATGTACCAACAGAGTATCCCTTCCTATTCATAATAGAATATCAATTActaaagttcttttttttttttttggagctgCTCCAGCCATTGCTGACTCTGGAGTTAGACTTAACATGTTCTTTCCTTAGTGATAAATGAATACTTTGTAGTTCtcgtaggtttttttttttacaccagGAATTCTACAAATTGAGGTTCTTTTTGCGTGTGGGTTGCCTATTCAGATCATACTTTACTGAAGTTAACTAGGACTAGTTTGTATAGCTAGTTTTTATGTAAATGTGCGCTCATTGAGGTATTAGCTAAGTTACACGGACTCGCCATTTTGGGTGCCGTTCCCGTCCGGGATACGCTCGGGTGCGGGGACGGCAAACGTTCGGGATACAGTCAATTACATACGGATACTTTGACCGGAGTCCGTCGACAAATTTGGGGGGAAAatttgagattttgatttctcaaaattaaaaataaaacagaTTTAAGATAAGGAAAATgacataccttcaatattatagtACTTTTATCTCATGTTTGCTACTTCATGTTTAAGATAAACCAAGAATACAAGGTTGTGTTGAGTTCGGATGGCAGAGAGAAGCAGTGATATAGATGGAGGGTTTGTTTTTGGCCTTGAATGGCTTTCTCTTTCTATCTTGAGGAAAGAATGAAAGACTGTGAAAGAGCCGACCTAGAGGCTTGAAAACTTTGCTTTGTAAAAGCTTGAAAAGGAAATTTGGGGAATATGAAGAAGACGACTGCTTACAGCTGGAGGAGACATGTGGTCGTGTACAAGCTGAATTAGGACTCTTAAAAGTCTTAATTGTATTAATGTACAAAAATGACCCCTTTATTCTTCATATGTGCTATTTTTATCCCCTTTATTTTCCATTATATGCTACTTGTGTATTAGTTTTAGATGCCAAAATCATATAATGTGTAGTTATCCTGTTCGAGAAGAGTAGTTATCAGTTATCACCACTCTCTTTAAGCCTGCAACGTTTAAGGCTCTAAATTCATTTGTTCTCTCATGTCGAGGTAATTGGTATCTTCCCAGTTGCACACTCTCTGTTGTGTAATTTTATTAAGGTTCTTTTAAAAAATTCTTCTGTGGACGCTTCCTCTTGCCCCCTTCGACTCTCTGATCCAATGGAGTTGAATGGTTGAGAGACATTGGATGGAAGTCAAATCTGTCGCTCCTTTTCATTGGACATGTAGTTGATCTTCCAAGAAAGGACTAGCATTATTTTTGGTCTTATAATTTTGTTCTTCCCATGGCAGACAGAATACAACTAATTGAGATGATACTAaacttgtttcttttttttttttttttgaaactggtaactgttttctttttcttcttttattcgCACTTGAGGGTGAGTAAAGCGGAAAAAAAAGTCTTGTGCGAGGAGGGTTCAAATTCTAGTAGAGACCAAAAAACACTAAAGGATTTTTGACTATCTTCTTTAGTCTTGGTGGGTAGATTACCCGATATGTATTCTAGCAGGATATAGTAGACTGCATATGGATTGTCGATATGCGCGCCAGCTGGCTGGATACCTCTTTTATATAAAATGATACTATGTTTTGATTGAGTTGGTGGCTAGTCCTATTGGCCTTTCAccatttctctatcatgtttatgaTCTCATAAGCAAACTTCAGAGTTAGTTAGCCTAGCGAGTGTTGAACATATTTAATGCCAAGTCAAGTGT
Above is a genomic segment from Lycium barbarum isolate Lr01 chromosome 12, ASM1917538v2, whole genome shotgun sequence containing:
- the LOC132621622 gene encoding uncharacterized protein LOC132621622, encoding MGEIPVFTDTNLGTRIVVPLSPHATPYHFKRQVERTHLNCFSEMGQIKVDAVMVERNSCFYHLSGNFPLKHVFQHQGGFRSLHVQVHQYGLGSSELDHDDNVPSSPTKLRTSTTSTKSDKLKCQGKVKKLKRFAWLRSRLLDVLTIAHLSKKKKKKKKKKERNRAREMNTFNCLEGPAEPIVVSTYGCEGKEQSFCPAAESHCEDSSEAISVSGIIRKYFSSYDEVNSSSRFSHQGAQTLKGDHTRVGTNLRDLNVECALLSPCSVKTPRQISNESVSRASNNKSKGIEIGSRIVSASKSLSSLRSTRLLPRSASHIQNLAFEWNL